The segment CCGACGCTGCTGATGATCTTGTGGATCAACCAGATAAATGTAAGTTATATAAGTCAGGTTGAAATTGAGAATTCCCGGGATATATTCATGTATTTCTGTGCTAGTCAAGTAgctgaaaagttaaaatcagCCGAGctgtgattaaattttcatacaaGGAAAGTGAGCGCCTatgataagaaaatatttttcaatttgattattgAATCACTAGTGGGACAGGATGTGTGCTTTAACGTTGTGGTAGTATATTATGTTGATTTACTAGAGATGTTTTAATATCTCTGTGCtgttttattccatttaaaataacatagtgatattaaaatgtaaagaaCGAGGCACGTTTGACCACAACGTGCTCTTGTGTCAAATGCACAATGTAATTGTACTTACAaatatatgttatttttttatatttgaccttttttaattcaaaaatattctttgaacCTTACGCTCTAGTATAATCCTATGTCAATATAATTAAGTCTTGgttttaacatattatttgATATCAACACTAGGCAAAGATTTTCCAACACCGTCTGTTCCAACCACAACCCCCACTACAACCACAAGCAGCATCAACACCACCACATCTACCAGCACTACTTCAACCACCACTTCAACCTCGACCAGTAAGGCCCTTCATGCTTATTTCATTGTTTGTCAATATTCTTATATTGTGATTCTTTCCAGCGACCCCGAGTACCACTACACCTACGACGACTGTTCCAACTACCACATCAACTAAAGCCCCATCCACCACAGTCGCTCCTGTTCCTCCTGTGCCTGGGCGCAAGTTTGATGGCCCCAGCTTCATAGGtagatgaattttttaccattttgcttatttaaaaGAACATTGAAAGGAATCTAACTGCATAGGCATATGtcttcagaattaaaaattggaaattatgcTATGAACAGATTAGACCATTCAGAATTTTGTATCATATTCAGTCAAAATACTTAGAACGTGATTAGAGCACTTAGAGGATGTCAATATTAGTTCAGATTTAACGATTTTTAGCTGTCGTGTTATGCGATCTTATTTTAGCAAACTCTTGCTTCAgcaaccctgaaaatttaaataactcaTCAAACTAATATCATTCATCAATTGGTTTGCAGGAGGGATAGTTCTGGCTCTGGGCTGCATGGCCATCTCTTTTGTCGCCTGGAAGTTCTACAAGGCGCGCACTGAGCGCAACTACCACACTCTGTGATAAGCGAAAACGTTTGATGCTGTTTATTGTAGATGCCTACAGAATCTGATGCACTCAGAGTTCATGATGTTTGGGTTTTTATGTTCTTCAAGCTACTTTGGTGAGAAACGAGGtgttatttttctacatttccatttttatctaaatGAATTGTAGTGTCCAAAATTataaagtagaaaaatatttttgtttttgcagctaCTAATAATAATAGTTCGTCTAGGATATCATATTTGGAGCTGTgttgaccattttttttaattggtagattagagctattttttaatcaatttgccTTTGATGATCATACTGTTTTCTTTGTCCTAATGACAACCGATATTGAGCAACAGTATTTTTCTGGGGATTGGGACgttaaattatgtttaacaCAATAGAATGTTAAAAACTAGCCAGTATCGAGTTGCGTAGTGAACAACTAAGCAATGGGATTGTTAGCTGAGAAGGCAAGGATGATATGAAGAATGGAAATGCTGATTTAGCAAAAGAGATTCTCTGAGTTAGTTGCAAACATTGAGAGCTGCGTCAGTAAGTGAGTTTCGTAAAAACAGTAATGAAAGTAAAGTacgcaaaaataaacaccTCATTAATCATCAAAGTAGGAAAGCCAAACTCATGAATTTAATGGGTGAATGGGGGTGGGGGGGCTAGTTACATCAAGGAGTAAAGGAGGGAGAGAAAAGAGAGCTGT is part of the Cloeon dipterum chromosome 1, ieCloDipt1.1, whole genome shotgun sequence genome and harbors:
- the LOC135947905 gene encoding sialomucin core protein 24-like, coding for MAAWTTALACFVASALLVLTTAQQIPTDCLSIKNCSSCVLANNCTWTLNENNQSSCTNVDTKFASKASKLDECKWLTNCNLKENCLSCTELKYNGNQTCQFDTKHNLCSFLITHTDAADDLVDQPDKCKDFPTPSVPTTTPTTTTSSINTTTSTSTTSTTTSTSTTTPSTTTPTTTVPTTTSTKAPSTTVAPVPPVPGRKFDGPSFIGGIVLALGCMAISFVAWKFYKARTERNYHTL